GGCCAGTCGCCGTCGGCGACCCACCGGCCGAACGTCGTGGTCACCGCGCGGCGCCACAACAGCGCGCCGAGGTAGTGCAGCTCCGGCGGCCCCCACGCGTCCGACGAGTACAGCTGCTTCGCGAACGGCGCCAGCTCGAACGACTCCGCCACCACCGCCACGCTGCGCACCCCCGTGTGGTTGATGCCCAGCCCCACGTCGAAGTGCACGTTCGGGAACGCCTGTGCCAGGTACCCGGCCTCCCGGTGGTACGGGTAGCAGTGCAGCAGCAGAACCGGCACGTCCGGCGTCGCGCGCAGGAAGTCCAGCAGGTGCAACGGGTTGACGCGGTGCAGGTCGAGGTCCCGGTCGCCGATGCCGGTGTGCAGCTGCAGCGGCAGGCCCCGCTCGATCGCCGCGTGCAGGCCGAACCGGATCAGCACCTCGTCGTCCATCCGCGGCTCGTCGCCCGCCGTGTCCAGCCACCGGTCCGCCGCCGCCGTCACCTCGGCCGGTGACGGCGGGGTCAGGTCGATGTCGAATCCGGTGCGGTAGGCCAGGATCGACTTGGCCCCCACGGCGTTCTCGGCGCGCGCGGCCAGCCGGGCGGTGAACGCGTCGGCGTAGTCACGCCCGGCCACGTTCTCCAGCGCGAGCTCCTCGGCCAGCGCCTCGAGCCGCACCACCTCGTGCGCCCGCGCGCCGGAGGCCGACTCCATGCCCTCCAGCCCGAGCAGCGAACGGGTGGCGTACCCGGTGTCGACGATCCAGTCGCTCACGCCGGCGCCGCCGAGGAACCGCCGCGTCACCTCGGCCACACCGAGCTCCGTGCGGCGCTTCCAGTACTCGTCGGCCGGGGCGTGCTCGGGCAGGTCGAGCACCGGCGCGCACCACCGCCGCACCGCGAACCCGAGCTGCGAGTCGAACTGCGTCATCCACGGCGGGATCGGGTCGGGCGAACCCTCGTTGAGGTGCCCCTCGAACTCGGCCCGCTCCAGCTCGACCGTGAAGGCGCCGTGCACGTGGTGGTCCACTAGCGGCGCGGCGGCGACGTGCTCGGCGAGCGCGCTCACCACGTGAACCTGAACTTCCCGGTCAGCACGTCGATCTCCGCCTTGCCGTAGGTGTCCAGTTCGTGGCGGCGCACCGCCGTCAGCGCACTGGCGATTTCCGGGCCGAGCAGCCGCCGCGCGAGCGGGGATGCCACGAACGCGTCGAGTGCGGCGGCCGGATCGGGCAGCCGGGGCACCGCCGGCAGTTCCGACGGGTTGCGGGTGACCTCCCGGGGCAACGGCAACCGCCGGGTGATGCCGTCGAGGGCGAGCCCGAGCAGCGTCGCCAGCGCGAGGTACGGGTTGGCCGACGGGTCCGCGCACTTCAGCTCGACGCTCGCGCCGTGCGGGTTGCCCGCGGTGGCGGCGCAGAACCGCACCGCCGCCTCCCGGTTCTCCC
The window above is part of the Amycolatopsis thermoflava N1165 genome. Proteins encoded here:
- a CDS encoding amidohydrolase family protein, which gives rise to MSALAEHVAAAPLVDHHVHGAFTVELERAEFEGHLNEGSPDPIPPWMTQFDSQLGFAVRRWCAPVLDLPEHAPADEYWKRRTELGVAEVTRRFLGGAGVSDWIVDTGYATRSLLGLEGMESASGARAHEVVRLEALAEELALENVAGRDYADAFTARLAARAENAVGAKSILAYRTGFDIDLTPPSPAEVTAAADRWLDTAGDEPRMDDEVLIRFGLHAAIERGLPLQLHTGIGDRDLDLHRVNPLHLLDFLRATPDVPVLLLHCYPYHREAGYLAQAFPNVHFDVGLGINHTGVRSVAVVAESFELAPFAKQLYSSDAWGPPELHYLGALLWRRAVTTTFGRWVADGDWPEADARRVVTMIARDNARRVYRL